In the genome of Afifella aestuarii, one region contains:
- a CDS encoding amino acid ABC transporter permease: MAVQDVLPSRKGSSGFSALNDQRVRGVIFQVLLIVAIVSFAWWIIHNTAANLRAQGIGFGFGILRDSAGFQINQTLIDYQETSSYVRVYFVGLLNTLLVSFIGVILATIIGFIVGISRLSKNWVVAKAAYVYIEVLRNIPLLLQIFIWYFAVLRLLPAKRDAIDLGPFGLLNIAGWYAPNPVLGRGFALVAAAFIIGIVATFVLRAWARRRQMATGQIFPLFRVALALIIGLPLVAYFVAGFAFANPPFSLEYPTPGNFGPRGGLRVFPEFIGLLMALSFYTASFIAEIVRAGILAVPNGQTEASYSLGLRPGHTLRLVVIPQAMRVIIPPLTSQYLNLTKNSSLAVAIAYPDLVSVFAGTALNQTGRAVEFILITMATYLTISLVTSLFMNWYNRSVALVER; encoded by the coding sequence ATGGCTGTTCAGGACGTATTGCCGAGCCGAAAAGGCTCGAGTGGATTTTCTGCACTCAACGACCAGCGAGTACGTGGCGTGATCTTTCAGGTTCTCCTGATCGTCGCCATCGTCAGTTTCGCCTGGTGGATCATTCACAACACCGCCGCCAATTTGCGGGCACAAGGCATCGGTTTCGGCTTCGGCATTCTGCGGGATTCGGCCGGTTTCCAGATCAATCAGACATTGATCGACTACCAGGAAACCTCGTCCTACGTCCGCGTCTACTTCGTCGGGCTGCTCAACACGCTGCTTGTCTCTTTCATTGGCGTGATCCTCGCCACGATCATCGGTTTTATCGTCGGGATCTCCAGGCTTTCCAAGAACTGGGTCGTGGCGAAGGCTGCCTATGTCTACATCGAGGTTCTGCGGAACATCCCGCTGCTTTTGCAGATCTTCATCTGGTATTTTGCGGTTCTGCGGCTCCTCCCGGCCAAGCGCGATGCGATCGATCTCGGACCGTTCGGGCTTCTCAACATCGCCGGCTGGTACGCACCCAATCCGGTTCTCGGGCGAGGCTTTGCGCTCGTGGCGGCTGCCTTCATAATAGGCATCGTCGCAACTTTTGTTCTTCGCGCTTGGGCGAGACGGCGACAGATGGCCACTGGTCAGATCTTTCCGCTCTTCCGCGTGGCCCTCGCGCTCATCATCGGGCTGCCGCTCGTTGCCTATTTCGTCGCCGGCTTCGCGTTCGCCAATCCACCATTCTCTCTAGAATACCCGACCCCGGGCAATTTCGGTCCGCGCGGTGGTCTGCGTGTCTTCCCTGAATTCATCGGGCTTTTGATGGCGCTCAGCTTCTACACGGCCTCCTTTATTGCGGAGATCGTGCGGGCGGGGATTCTTGCGGTGCCGAATGGCCAGACGGAGGCATCTTACTCCCTCGGATTGCGGCCCGGTCACACTTTGCGGCTTGTGGTTATCCCGCAAGCCATGCGCGTGATCATACCCCCGCTCACAAGCCAGTATCTCAATCTGACGAAGAACTCCTCGCTTGCCGTCGCGATTGCCTATCCCGACCTCGTTTCGGTTTTCGCGGGGACCGCGCTCAACCAGACGGGACGCGCGGTGGAGTTCATCCTCATCACCATGGCCACCTATCTGACGATCTCGCTTGTCACCTCGCTCTTCATGAACTGGTACAACCGCAGCGTCGCGCTGGTGGAGCGCTGA
- a CDS encoding amino acid ABC transporter substrate-binding protein, whose translation MKKSIVPLVAGAALAVTAVSASAATLDDVKAKGSVQCGVSQGLPGFSNPDSQGNWTGLDVDTCKAIAAAIFGNGDAAKFTPLSAKERFTALQSGEVDVLTRNTTWTMSRDTDLGLNFTGVNYYDGQGFMVPKDLGVSSALELSGASVCTNTGTTTELNVADYFRSHDMDYEVVAFEKADEVVAAYDAGRCDVYTTDQSGLYAQKLKLTNPDDHVILPEIISKEPLGPAVRQGDDQWFNVVKWTLFALINAEELGVTQDNVDEMKNSDNPSIKRLLGTEGSFGESIGLDKDWAVNAIKAVGNYGEMFNRNVGPDTELGIERGLNKLWSDGGLQYAPPVR comes from the coding sequence ATGAAGAAATCCATCGTACCGCTCGTAGCCGGAGCGGCCCTCGCTGTGACGGCCGTCTCCGCGTCTGCGGCGACGCTTGACGACGTGAAGGCCAAGGGCTCCGTGCAATGCGGCGTGAGCCAGGGCTTGCCCGGATTCTCGAACCCTGATTCTCAGGGCAACTGGACCGGCCTCGACGTGGACACGTGCAAGGCGATCGCCGCCGCCATTTTCGGCAATGGTGATGCCGCGAAGTTCACACCTCTTTCGGCGAAGGAGCGCTTTACCGCGCTGCAGTCGGGCGAAGTCGACGTTCTCACGCGCAACACCACCTGGACGATGTCGCGCGACACCGATCTCGGGCTGAACTTCACGGGCGTGAACTATTACGACGGCCAGGGCTTCATGGTGCCGAAGGATCTCGGCGTCTCATCGGCTCTGGAGCTTTCGGGCGCCAGCGTTTGCACGAACACCGGCACCACGACCGAGCTCAATGTCGCGGATTATTTCCGCAGCCACGACATGGATTACGAAGTGGTCGCCTTTGAGAAGGCCGACGAGGTTGTGGCCGCCTATGATGCCGGCCGCTGCGATGTCTACACGACCGATCAGTCGGGCCTTTACGCCCAGAAGCTGAAGCTCACCAATCCCGACGACCATGTCATCCTGCCGGAGATCATCTCCAAGGAGCCGCTCGGCCCGGCCGTTCGCCAGGGTGACGATCAGTGGTTCAACGTCGTCAAGTGGACGCTGTTTGCGCTCATCAACGCCGAAGAGCTCGGCGTCACGCAGGACAATGTCGACGAGATGAAGAACTCCGACAACCCCTCGATCAAGCGCCTTCTCGGGACGGAAGGCTCGTTCGGCGAGTCGATTGGTCTCGACAAAGATTGGGCGGTGAACGCGATCAAGGCCGTCGGCAATTACGGCGAGATGTTCAACCGCAATGTCGGCCCGGATACGGAGCTTGGCATTGAGCGAGGGCTGAACAAGCTGTGGAGCGACGGCGGTCTGCAATACGCGCCGCCGGTCCGCTAA
- the metC gene encoding cystathionine beta-lyase: MSKNKDGTSMSNTRRKAATLVTHGGRHPKEFHGFINPPLVRASTVLFNDVDEMKGRRESRYAYGLMNTPTIEAFNEVWTELEEASGTVLVPSGLAAVTVAILSALSAGEEILVPDNVYGPTRRFCNQTLKRWGMRTSYYDPMDLEALKSALDGGASAVFVEAPGSLTFEVPDIGATLELAKAAGAITMIDNTWATPLLYKPIAEGFDLSIQAGTKYVGGHADVLIGSISANERMWPKLSATHANLGIQAGPDEIYLAMRGLRTMKLRMDQHEGQALEVAKWLANQPKVARLLHPAMESCPGHDNWKRYFGRSSGLFAFELAGTEDDAATFLNALRLFGLGFSWGGFESLATLAELRETRSVTTWQAGPVIRLQIGLEAIEDQIADLEQALAAVAV, from the coding sequence ATGAGTAAAAACAAGGACGGAACAAGCATGTCCAACACCCGCCGCAAAGCGGCCACTCTCGTCACCCACGGCGGGCGCCACCCGAAGGAATTTCACGGTTTCATCAATCCGCCTCTGGTCCGGGCATCAACCGTTCTCTTCAATGATGTGGACGAGATGAAAGGGCGACGCGAGAGCCGCTACGCCTATGGTCTAATGAACACGCCGACCATCGAGGCCTTCAACGAGGTCTGGACCGAGCTTGAAGAAGCCTCCGGAACGGTTCTCGTCCCTTCGGGCCTTGCCGCGGTCACGGTCGCGATCTTGTCGGCGCTCTCGGCCGGAGAAGAGATTCTCGTGCCCGACAACGTCTATGGGCCAACGCGGCGCTTCTGCAATCAGACATTGAAGCGCTGGGGAATGAGGACGAGCTATTACGATCCGATGGATCTCGAGGCTTTGAAATCAGCCCTCGATGGCGGTGCAAGCGCGGTCTTCGTCGAAGCCCCCGGCTCTCTCACCTTCGAAGTTCCCGATATCGGAGCGACACTCGAACTCGCCAAGGCCGCCGGTGCGATCACGATGATCGACAACACATGGGCGACGCCGCTTCTCTACAAGCCGATCGCCGAAGGTTTCGACCTCTCCATTCAGGCGGGCACCAAATATGTCGGCGGTCATGCCGACGTGCTCATCGGCTCGATCAGCGCCAATGAGAGAATGTGGCCAAAACTCTCCGCAACGCACGCCAATCTCGGCATCCAGGCGGGCCCCGACGAGATCTACCTCGCCATGCGTGGCCTGCGCACCATGAAGCTGCGCATGGATCAGCACGAAGGTCAGGCCCTTGAGGTGGCGAAATGGCTGGCGAACCAGCCGAAAGTCGCAAGGCTTCTCCACCCGGCGATGGAAAGCTGCCCAGGGCATGACAATTGGAAGCGCTATTTCGGTCGCTCGAGCGGGCTCTTCGCCTTTGAGCTCGCCGGCACAGAAGACGACGCAGCGACCTTCCTGAACGCTCTGCGCCTCTTCGGCCTCGGCTTTTCCTGGGGCGGTTTCGAAAGCCTGGCCACGCTGGCAGAGCTGCGGGAAACGCGAAGCGTCACGACATGGCAGGCAGGTCCGGTGATCCGTCTTCAGATCGGCCTGGAGGCTATCGAAGACCAGATCGCAGACCTTGAGCAGGCTCTTGCGGCGGTCGCAGTCTGA
- a CDS encoding lipid-A-disaccharide synthase N-terminal domain-containing protein has protein sequence MSDVWNWIHEVFVEQFSLWIALGFVAQFMFMMRFVIQWLASERAGRSVVPVAFWFFSVFGGFLLFIYALHRQDPVFILGQGLGLFIYFRNLWLIFREEKSPMKSAG, from the coding sequence ATGAGTGACGTGTGGAACTGGATCCACGAGGTCTTTGTCGAGCAGTTCAGTCTGTGGATTGCGCTCGGCTTCGTCGCCCAGTTCATGTTCATGATGCGCTTCGTCATCCAATGGCTGGCGAGCGAAAGGGCAGGGAGGTCCGTCGTTCCTGTGGCCTTCTGGTTCTTCTCGGTCTTTGGCGGGTTCCTGCTCTTTATCTATGCGCTGCATCGGCAAGACCCCGTCTTCATCCTCGGCCAGGGTCTCGGCCTGTTCATTTATTTCCGCAACTTGTGGCTGATTTTTCGCGAAGAAAAATCACCGATGAAAAGCGCCGGCTGA
- a CDS encoding glycosyltransferase family 2 protein, giving the protein MTSPLSPEVSVIVPCKDEAGNIGFLIDEIATALSGRSFEILVVDDGSRDGTGETVRASARQHPQVRLLRHETSAGQSAAIRSALEAAKGDAIVTIDGDGQNDPAYIPALLDALSAGGDQVGLAAGQRVGRKASFAKRYGSRIANRVRRALLDDQVRDTGCGLKAVRRTLFLRLPYFDGWHRFLPALVRREGYEIALVDVADRERRHGTSKYGIFDRLWVGIADLFGVWWLASRRKVRPQLSEENLDE; this is encoded by the coding sequence ATGACTTCGCCCCTCTCGCCGGAAGTCTCCGTCATCGTCCCGTGCAAGGACGAGGCCGGCAATATCGGGTTCCTGATCGACGAAATCGCAACGGCGCTTTCCGGGCGGTCCTTCGAAATCCTCGTCGTCGATGATGGATCCCGTGATGGGACCGGTGAAACCGTCCGCGCAAGCGCGCGCCAGCACCCGCAGGTGCGACTGTTACGGCATGAGACGAGCGCCGGCCAAAGCGCTGCGATTCGCAGTGCTCTCGAAGCGGCCAAGGGCGATGCCATCGTCACCATCGACGGAGACGGGCAGAACGACCCAGCCTATATTCCAGCACTTCTCGATGCACTCTCCGCTGGTGGCGATCAGGTCGGCCTGGCAGCCGGGCAGCGGGTCGGGCGCAAGGCGAGCTTTGCCAAGCGCTACGGGTCGCGTATCGCCAACCGGGTGCGGCGGGCACTCCTCGATGACCAGGTGCGAGACACCGGTTGCGGCCTCAAGGCCGTCCGCCGCACGTTGTTCTTGCGCCTGCCTTATTTTGATGGTTGGCACCGCTTTCTGCCCGCGCTGGTGAGGCGGGAAGGCTACGAGATCGCACTCGTCGACGTGGCGGACCGGGAACGGCGGCACGGCACCTCGAAGTATGGCATCTTCGATCGCCTTTGGGTTGGCATTGCCGATCTTTTCGGGGTGTGGTGGTTGGCCAGCCGGCGCAAGGTGCGTCCGCAGCTGAGCGAGGAGAATCTGGATGAGTGA
- a CDS encoding phosphatase PAP2 family protein codes for MSDFKDRWSLTARQHLVRGRERALAFSRLLNERQRDRRHPPYRPTPIGFLNGVVLIGSVLVVLFILADPYLTLFQATMQPEVRDFLEFVTDIGKSDWMLIATGGFLIYQIFRDISVHGIRRRAAVVRASATATYLFVSVLAAGLIVVVLKYVIGRARPKLFDTEGLAAFHPFSFDPSWASFPSGHATNVAALGVALALLFPRARIVILTGAFWIAVSRLATRSHYPTDVVAGFLLGGAVAWLTARIFAERRLVFRLDAAGRIERRHVHQKGTS; via the coding sequence ATGAGTGATTTCAAGGACCGCTGGAGCCTGACCGCGCGGCAGCATCTCGTGCGGGGACGCGAGCGGGCGCTCGCTTTTTCGCGTCTTTTGAACGAGAGGCAGCGCGATCGTCGTCATCCGCCCTATCGTCCGACCCCGATCGGCTTTCTCAATGGCGTCGTGTTGATCGGGAGCGTGCTCGTCGTTCTTTTCATTCTGGCGGATCCCTATCTGACGCTGTTTCAGGCCACGATGCAGCCGGAGGTGCGCGACTTCCTCGAATTCGTCACTGATATCGGCAAGTCCGACTGGATGCTGATCGCCACCGGCGGTTTTCTGATCTACCAGATTTTTCGGGATATCTCGGTGCACGGCATCAGGCGGCGCGCCGCTGTCGTGCGGGCCTCAGCGACGGCGACCTACCTGTTCGTCTCCGTGCTGGCGGCCGGTCTCATCGTCGTCGTCCTGAAATACGTGATCGGGCGGGCGCGCCCGAAGCTCTTCGACACGGAAGGTCTGGCCGCCTTCCATCCGTTTTCGTTCGATCCGAGTTGGGCGAGTTTCCCTTCGGGCCATGCGACGAATGTCGCCGCACTCGGGGTGGCGCTGGCATTGCTGTTTCCGCGGGCGCGAATCGTCATCCTGACCGGGGCCTTCTGGATCGCCGTCAGCCGTCTTGCGACGCGCTCGCATTATCCGACCGACGTGGTTGCCGGTTTTCTTCTCGGTGGGGCCGTGGCCTGGCTCACCGCACGCATATTCGCAGAACGCCGTCTCGTCTTTCGCCTGGACGCGGCTGGCCGCATTGAAAGGCGCCATGTGCACCAGAAAGGCACGTCATGA
- a CDS encoding ArnT family glycosyltransferase — protein MSEAPLDARRSRLIGWPSRFAPLAGLITILVAIILFLPGLTALPPIDRDEARFVQATKQMHESGDFIDIHFQSETRYKKPVGIYWLQAAATAPFGGAEAPIWAYRIPSAVGAVLAVLATYLAGLSLFGRRAAFIGSLLMSATILLGVEARLAKTDAVLLALTVFAQAIMARAWMSGRGEAEESAGLTAPPSREPLSWPLALAFWIALGAGILVKGPVIVMVCGLTLISLMIGSRSFVPLLRLRPLPGLVAMLIVTLPWFVAITLLSNGAFFGDSLGHDLMAKVASGQESHGAPPGTYLGLFFATAWPLTPFALLALPMMIRQWRHPDIFFCLVWIVPAWLVFEAVPTKLPHYVLPLYPAFALLAGVAMVRGAVLTRASLRIIIGLLAAAVPVFVAIGIVVLPLYLEKRLPAGADVAAVAAAVMGLLAARALTRGHDERAVAASVLSAALLYVGAFQLAFPGLDAIRVSQRAVAEAEKVSSCPNPELAATGYTEPSLVFFGGTDVVLGSSEDVAKFLEEPGCRVGLVEARRDAEFHASVAADGLTVVRRGEVSGYNYSRGRPATVGIYETAPAAQ, from the coding sequence ATGTCTGAGGCTCCGTTGGATGCGCGACGCTCGCGGCTTATCGGCTGGCCAAGCCGCTTTGCGCCCCTTGCGGGACTGATCACGATCCTCGTCGCGATCATCCTGTTTCTGCCCGGTCTGACGGCGCTGCCACCGATCGATCGCGACGAGGCGCGTTTCGTCCAGGCGACGAAGCAGATGCATGAGAGCGGCGATTTCATCGACATCCATTTCCAATCCGAAACGCGCTACAAGAAGCCCGTCGGCATCTACTGGCTGCAGGCGGCTGCGACCGCGCCTTTCGGTGGAGCAGAAGCTCCGATCTGGGCCTACAGGATCCCGTCGGCGGTTGGCGCCGTGCTCGCCGTCCTTGCCACCTATCTCGCCGGGCTGTCGCTTTTCGGCCGGCGCGCGGCCTTCATCGGCTCGCTGCTCATGTCCGCCACGATCCTTCTCGGGGTCGAAGCGCGGCTTGCCAAGACCGATGCGGTGCTGCTGGCGCTCACCGTTTTTGCGCAGGCGATCATGGCGCGCGCCTGGATGAGCGGGCGGGGCGAGGCAGAAGAGAGCGCCGGACTGACAGCGCCGCCTTCGCGCGAGCCACTTTCCTGGCCGCTCGCACTCGCGTTCTGGATTGCGCTTGGTGCCGGGATCCTGGTCAAGGGCCCGGTCATCGTCATGGTCTGCGGCCTGACGCTGATTTCTCTGATGATCGGCTCGCGCTCGTTTGTCCCGCTCTTGCGTCTCCGGCCATTGCCCGGGCTCGTCGCGATGCTCATCGTGACACTACCCTGGTTCGTGGCGATTACGCTTCTCTCCAACGGCGCCTTTTTCGGGGACTCGCTGGGTCATGATTTGATGGCCAAGGTGGCAAGCGGGCAGGAGAGCCACGGCGCGCCTCCGGGCACCTATCTTGGACTTTTCTTCGCGACGGCCTGGCCGCTCACGCCCTTCGCTCTCCTCGCTCTGCCGATGATGATCCGGCAGTGGCGTCATCCTGACATCTTCTTCTGTCTGGTCTGGATCGTGCCCGCCTGGCTCGTCTTCGAAGCCGTGCCGACCAAGCTTCCCCATTACGTCTTGCCGCTTTATCCCGCTTTCGCGCTCCTCGCCGGCGTGGCGATGGTCCGCGGGGCGGTGCTTACCCGGGCCTCGCTGCGGATCATCATCGGGCTCTTGGCCGCGGCCGTTCCAGTCTTCGTCGCCATCGGCATCGTGGTCCTGCCGCTCTATCTGGAGAAGCGTCTTCCCGCAGGCGCGGATGTGGCGGCAGTGGCCGCCGCAGTCATGGGACTTCTCGCCGCCCGAGCGTTGACGAGGGGACACGACGAGAGGGCCGTCGCCGCCTCGGTCCTTTCCGCGGCGCTCCTTTATGTCGGTGCCTTCCAGCTGGCCTTCCCGGGTCTCGATGCGATTCGCGTCTCGCAACGAGCGGTCGCTGAAGCCGAGAAGGTGTCGTCGTGCCCCAATCCGGAGTTGGCGGCGACCGGCTACACCGAGCCGAGCCTCGTCTTCTTCGGGGGCACGGATGTGGTTCTCGGATCCTCCGAGGACGTCGCGAAATTCCTGGAAGAGCCCGGATGCCGCGTCGGTCTGGTCGAGGCGCGGCGTGACGCTGAGTTCCACGCATCGGTCGCCGCCGACGGGCTGACGGTCGTGCGCCGGGGCGAGGTTTCTGGATACAATTATTCGCGCGGGCGGCCCGCAACGGTCGGCATCTACGAAACGGCTCCGGCTGCCCAATGA
- a CDS encoding glycerate kinase type-2 family protein has product MLFAAAVRAADPATCLPPHLPSPPAGRTIVIGAGKASAAMAKTLEDKWEGPLEGLIVTRYGHAVPCRSIEIVEAAHPVPDVAGEKAARRMLDLLRDLTEDDLVIALISGGGSALLSAPADGLTLADKQEINRALLASGAPIGAMNCVRKHLSAVKGGRLAAAAWPAPVLTLAISDVPGDDPAAIASGPTVADPTSLADARNVLARFRIELPAAAEAWLASPEAETPKPGALRLSRSTFRLIAAPHRSLEDAAKIARDCGVAPLILGDDLEGEARQLGAEHGRMARTKLARGELARPFVLLSGGETTVTLRGNGRGGRNAEYLLALAIALDSAEGIYALSCDTDGIDGSEDNAGALCAPDTLARAKDLGLDAHDSLARNDAYSFFEALGDLVISGPTLTNVNDFRAILAL; this is encoded by the coding sequence ATGCTTTTTGCCGCGGCAGTTCGCGCTGCCGACCCGGCGACCTGCCTGCCGCCCCACCTGCCCTCGCCGCCCGCCGGCCGCACCATCGTCATCGGGGCAGGCAAGGCTTCAGCGGCGATGGCCAAAACCCTGGAAGACAAGTGGGAGGGACCTCTCGAAGGCCTGATCGTCACACGTTACGGCCACGCGGTGCCGTGCCGATCGATCGAGATCGTGGAAGCCGCCCATCCGGTCCCGGACGTGGCAGGTGAAAAGGCGGCGCGGCGCATGCTCGATCTTCTCCGCGATCTCACCGAGGACGATCTCGTCATCGCGCTGATCTCGGGAGGCGGTTCGGCCCTTTTGAGTGCTCCGGCCGATGGCCTGACCCTTGCCGACAAGCAGGAGATCAATCGGGCACTCCTCGCCTCCGGTGCACCGATCGGCGCCATGAACTGCGTGCGCAAGCATCTCTCCGCCGTCAAAGGCGGTCGCCTGGCCGCCGCGGCCTGGCCAGCTCCGGTTTTGACCCTCGCCATCTCCGATGTTCCAGGCGACGACCCCGCGGCGATCGCTTCTGGACCGACGGTCGCCGATCCGACATCGCTCGCCGACGCACGCAATGTCCTTGCGCGTTTCCGCATTGAGCTCCCCGCCGCGGCCGAGGCATGGCTTGCGAGCCCTGAGGCCGAAACGCCGAAGCCGGGTGCCTTGCGCCTGTCCCGCAGCACCTTCCGCCTCATCGCGGCCCCGCACCGTTCTTTGGAAGATGCGGCCAAGATCGCCCGCGATTGTGGCGTTGCTCCGCTCATTCTCGGTGACGACCTCGAAGGCGAAGCACGGCAGCTGGGGGCAGAGCATGGCCGTATGGCCCGCACCAAGCTTGCCCGGGGCGAGCTGGCGCGGCCCTTCGTGCTTCTGTCCGGGGGAGAAACCACCGTCACCTTGCGCGGTAACGGGCGCGGCGGCCGCAACGCGGAGTATCTTCTGGCACTCGCGATCGCGCTCGATTCCGCAGAGGGGATTTATGCGCTCTCCTGCGACACGGATGGGATCGACGGCTCCGAAGACAATGCCGGCGCGCTTTGTGCACCCGACACGCTCGCACGTGCCAAAGACCTCGGTCTCGACGCGCACGACTCTCTGGCGCGCAACGATGCCTACAGTTTCTTCGAAGCTCTCGGCGATCTCGTCATCAGCGGTCCGACGCTGACGAACGTCAATGACTTTCGCGCGATCCTGGCTCTTTGA
- a CDS encoding ETC complex I subunit, with amino-acid sequence MQARIYKPARTAMSSGQAKTHEWVLEFEPETPRSIEPLMGYTASSDMRSQVRLRFPSKEEAVAYAQRNKIAYRVYEPKEKKRATISYSDNFKFNRQVPWTH; translated from the coding sequence ATGCAGGCGCGCATCTACAAACCGGCTCGCACGGCGATGAGCTCGGGCCAGGCCAAGACGCATGAATGGGTATTGGAATTCGAGCCGGAAACACCGCGCTCGATCGAGCCCTTGATGGGCTATACGGCTTCAAGCGATATGCGCTCGCAGGTGCGTCTGCGCTTCCCCTCGAAGGAGGAGGCCGTGGCCTACGCGCAGCGCAACAAGATCGCCTATCGCGTCTATGAGCCGAAGGAAAAGAAGCGGGCGACGATTTCTTACTCCGACAATTTCAAGTTCAATCGGCAGGTGCCGTGGACCCATTAG
- a CDS encoding gamma-glutamyltransferase family protein has translation MARNMVSTSQPLAAQAGLRMLLAGGNAIDAALAAAITLTVVEPTGNGLGSDAFAIVWDGNELHGLNASGRSPRAWSPERFRGLSEMPQQGWESVTVPGAVSGWVALSERFGALPFATLFEPAIAYAEEGFAVSPSIALLWSRGADKLRHEPGFAPHFLIEGRVPRPGETFRNPHLAGSLEKIAGSRGEDFYRGELARKIADFAQQHDAVLDEEDLAAHACDWCGTISQPFHGTELHEIPPNGQGIAALIALGILDRLELESLDPDGAEALHLEIEAMKLALADAHRFVADPANMEISPDTLLDDDYLASRAALVNHDRASDATAGAPRRGGTVYVSAADAAGRMVSFIQSNYAGFGSGVVVPETGIHLQNRGSGFVLAPGHPNEVAGGKLPFHTIIPGFLMGDGTPLMSFGVMGGAMQAQGHVQMVLRTQLWRQNPQAASDAPRWRFIAGRRVALETGISTEVAAELERMGHQIERVAPDTDFSFGGAQLIHRLADGYIAGSDHRKDGQAVGY, from the coding sequence ATGGCACGCAACATGGTCTCCACCTCGCAGCCGCTGGCGGCGCAAGCGGGCCTCCGCATGCTGCTTGCCGGCGGAAACGCGATCGATGCAGCACTTGCGGCGGCAATCACTTTGACGGTGGTCGAACCGACCGGCAACGGGCTCGGCTCCGACGCTTTTGCCATCGTCTGGGACGGGAACGAGCTCCACGGCCTCAACGCCTCCGGGCGTTCACCACGCGCCTGGTCGCCCGAGCGCTTCCGCGGTCTTTCCGAAATGCCGCAGCAGGGTTGGGAGAGCGTCACCGTCCCGGGGGCCGTCTCGGGCTGGGTCGCTCTGTCGGAGCGCTTCGGCGCCCTGCCCTTCGCAACCTTGTTCGAGCCCGCGATCGCCTATGCCGAAGAAGGGTTTGCGGTTTCGCCTTCGATTGCGCTGCTATGGTCGCGAGGCGCCGACAAATTGCGGCACGAACCCGGCTTCGCGCCCCACTTTCTCATCGAAGGCCGCGTTCCCCGGCCCGGCGAGACCTTTCGCAATCCGCACCTCGCCGGATCCCTCGAAAAAATCGCCGGTAGCCGCGGCGAGGATTTCTATCGCGGCGAGCTCGCCCGCAAAATCGCGGATTTCGCCCAGCAACATGATGCTGTTCTCGACGAAGAGGATCTCGCGGCCCATGCCTGCGATTGGTGCGGAACGATCAGCCAGCCGTTCCACGGCACCGAACTCCATGAGATCCCTCCAAACGGGCAAGGCATCGCGGCGCTGATCGCGCTCGGCATTCTGGACAGGCTCGAGCTTGAAAGCCTCGACCCCGACGGCGCCGAGGCCCTTCATCTTGAAATCGAGGCGATGAAGCTGGCGCTCGCCGACGCGCATCGTTTCGTCGCCGACCCGGCCAACATGGAGATCTCACCCGACACTCTTCTCGACGACGATTACCTTGCTTCACGCGCCGCGCTGGTCAATCACGACCGGGCATCCGACGCGACCGCCGGCGCACCGAGGCGGGGCGGAACGGTCTATGTTTCGGCCGCAGATGCCGCCGGACGCATGGTTTCCTTCATTCAGTCAAATTATGCGGGCTTCGGGTCCGGCGTGGTGGTGCCCGAAACCGGCATCCACCTGCAGAATCGGGGCTCCGGTTTCGTGCTCGCGCCAGGCCACCCAAACGAGGTCGCAGGCGGCAAGCTCCCCTTCCACACGATCATTCCGGGCTTTCTCATGGGTGACGGCACGCCCCTCATGAGCTTCGGCGTCATGGGCGGCGCGATGCAGGCGCAGGGTCACGTGCAGATGGTCCTGCGCACGCAGCTTTGGCGGCAGAACCCGCAAGCGGCGAGTGACGCGCCGCGCTGGCGCTTTATCGCCGGGCGCCGGGTTGCCCTCGAAACGGGCATCTCCACCGAGGTCGCAGCAGAGTTGGAACGGATGGGCCATCAGATCGAGCGGGTCGCACCGGACACGGATTTCAGCTTCGGCGGCGCGCAGCTCATTCATCGGCTCGCCGACGGCTATATTGCCGGCAGCGACCACCGCAAGGACGGTCAGGCGGTGGGCTACTAA
- a CDS encoding OsmC family protein — MATTKHGSAVWKGGIKDGSGTISTETGALDAHPYGFASRFESGKGSNPEELIAAAHAACFSMALSLMLTQEGMAPEELDTSAAVTIEQQGEGFTITSSRLTLKAKVPGIDEAKFQEIAGKAKEGCPVSKLLNAEVTLEASLVG, encoded by the coding sequence ATGGCAACCACGAAACACGGATCAGCTGTCTGGAAGGGCGGGATCAAGGACGGAAGCGGCACGATCTCAACGGAGACCGGAGCGCTTGACGCGCATCCTTATGGCTTTGCGAGCCGCTTTGAGAGCGGCAAGGGCAGCAACCCCGAGGAGCTTATCGCAGCCGCACATGCCGCCTGCTTTTCGATGGCACTTTCGCTGATGTTGACCCAGGAAGGGATGGCGCCGGAAGAGCTCGACACCTCCGCGGCCGTGACCATCGAGCAGCAGGGCGAGGGGTTCACCATCACCTCCAGCCGCCTGACGCTGAAAGCCAAAGTGCCCGGCATCGACGAAGCGAAATTCCAGGAGATCGCCGGCAAGGCCAAAGAAGGCTGCCCGGTCTCCAAGCTCTTGAATGCCGAGGTGACACTCGAGGCAAGCCTCGTCGGCTGA